A part of Citrifermentans bremense genomic DNA contains:
- the infB gene encoding translation initiation factor IF-2: MSKTRVYELAQQMGIDNKELMARLADAGVSVKNHMAVLEDSDIKALSAPAQTPHKEVSQEEVRVKPTLIRRRAKAVEPEVAAAEAAPAPVQEEAPVKAEPEKVEAETAEAPKPRPEPVRARIIEAAPVPKPAAAPAEAAKPEKEKAAPQAPAAAAPKSAEAPPAPAAEAAPAAQAPAPAEAPAAKPEAPAPAAPAAPVAATPAEAQPTAKAEEPEPEKATPTRARILGRVEIPIPAQRPAERREYQRTAPGERPAPRPGMPRGVERPGTERPAPRPGGPRPAGAPGRPGERPTTGRPGGPTGGRPDRPAPLAPIDAPPLLGDDRRKGRKPAPAGGTDYAKNGKKGAPAAAGKGKKETFKDILDKRERVFEPGPRSKGKKGKYEKVQIGKKTEITVPKAIKRIIKISESITVGELAKRMGIKATDLIRALMKLGVMATINHPLDFDTATLLATDFGYEIENVALDVDEILEAEPDAPESLLKRPPVVTIMGHVDHGKTSLLDAIREANVIAGEAGGITQHIGAYDVELNGRKITFLDTPGHEAFTAMRARGAKVTDIVILVVAADDGVMPQTREAVNHSKAAGVPIIVAINKIDKPEASPGKVKQELMEFGLVSEEWGGETIFVEVSAKKRINLESLLEMVLLQADVLELKANPDKPARGTIVEAKLDKGRGPVATVLVQEGTLKSGDYFVAGVHYGRVRAMQNDRGDKVLAAGPAMPVEVIGFNGVPDAGDIFVAMGDEKQAKEIANHRQMKLRETELAKHSKLSLEQLYEKIQKGEVKDLNTIVKGDVQGSVEAVAESLRKLTTDAIRLNVLHASVGAITETDVNLASASNAIILGFNVRPEVKAAALAEKEGVDVRLYNIIYDAVDDIKKAMEGLLEPTFKEKYLGRAEIREVFSVPKAGMVAGSYVTDGKIVRNAQVRLLRDNMVVYEGKLGSLRRFKDDVKEVATGYECGMSLENYNDLKIGDIFECFEMEKVAGKL, from the coding sequence ATGAGCAAAACCCGCGTATACGAGCTGGCGCAGCAGATGGGGATCGACAATAAAGAGCTTATGGCAAGGCTGGCCGACGCCGGTGTGTCGGTAAAGAACCATATGGCGGTCCTTGAGGATTCGGATATCAAGGCGCTGTCCGCCCCTGCGCAGACACCCCACAAAGAAGTCTCCCAGGAGGAAGTCCGGGTCAAGCCGACCCTGATCCGCCGCCGGGCCAAGGCCGTCGAGCCCGAGGTAGCAGCCGCCGAAGCCGCACCCGCTCCCGTTCAGGAGGAGGCGCCGGTTAAGGCCGAGCCCGAGAAGGTAGAGGCCGAGACGGCCGAGGCCCCCAAGCCGCGCCCGGAACCGGTCCGCGCCCGCATCATTGAGGCTGCGCCCGTACCTAAGCCTGCAGCTGCACCCGCCGAGGCAGCGAAGCCGGAGAAGGAAAAGGCCGCTCCCCAGGCACCCGCTGCCGCCGCTCCCAAGTCTGCGGAAGCTCCGCCGGCACCCGCCGCGGAAGCAGCCCCCGCGGCGCAGGCACCGGCCCCGGCAGAGGCCCCGGCAGCGAAGCCGGAAGCGCCCGCCCCCGCAGCACCGGCAGCCCCGGTCGCGGCAACCCCGGCAGAGGCACAGCCCACCGCCAAGGCCGAAGAGCCGGAGCCGGAAAAGGCGACCCCCACCAGGGCGAGGATCCTGGGACGGGTAGAGATCCCGATTCCCGCGCAGCGCCCTGCCGAGCGCCGCGAGTACCAGCGCACCGCTCCTGGCGAGCGCCCCGCGCCGCGCCCCGGCATGCCGCGCGGCGTAGAGCGTCCCGGCACCGAGCGCCCCGCCCCCCGTCCGGGCGGACCGCGTCCCGCCGGCGCCCCTGGCCGTCCCGGCGAGCGCCCGACCACCGGCCGCCCCGGCGGACCCACGGGTGGGCGTCCCGACCGTCCGGCACCGCTTGCCCCGATTGATGCGCCGCCGCTTCTGGGCGACGACCGCCGCAAGGGTAGAAAACCGGCCCCGGCCGGCGGCACCGATTACGCCAAAAATGGCAAGAAGGGCGCCCCCGCCGCCGCAGGCAAGGGGAAGAAGGAAACCTTCAAGGACATCCTCGACAAGCGCGAGCGGGTCTTCGAACCGGGCCCCCGTTCCAAGGGGAAAAAGGGTAAGTACGAGAAGGTCCAGATCGGCAAGAAGACTGAGATCACGGTTCCGAAGGCCATCAAGAGGATCATCAAGATCTCCGAGTCGATCACCGTGGGTGAGCTGGCCAAGAGGATGGGTATCAAGGCCACCGACCTGATCCGCGCGCTGATGAAGCTCGGGGTCATGGCCACCATCAACCACCCGCTCGACTTCGACACCGCAACGCTGCTCGCCACCGACTTCGGCTACGAGATCGAGAACGTGGCGCTGGACGTCGACGAGATCCTGGAAGCGGAGCCGGATGCGCCGGAGTCCCTTTTGAAGCGTCCGCCGGTCGTCACCATCATGGGTCACGTCGACCACGGCAAGACCTCGCTTCTGGACGCCATCCGCGAGGCGAACGTCATAGCCGGCGAGGCCGGCGGCATCACCCAGCACATCGGCGCCTACGACGTCGAACTGAACGGCAGGAAGATCACCTTCCTCGACACCCCGGGCCACGAGGCGTTCACCGCCATGCGCGCCAGGGGGGCCAAGGTCACTGACATCGTCATCCTGGTGGTGGCGGCGGACGACGGCGTCATGCCGCAGACCCGCGAGGCGGTGAACCACTCGAAGGCCGCCGGCGTTCCCATCATCGTGGCGATCAACAAGATCGACAAGCCGGAGGCGAGCCCCGGCAAGGTGAAGCAGGAACTGATGGAGTTCGGGCTGGTGTCCGAGGAGTGGGGGGGCGAGACCATCTTCGTCGAGGTCTCCGCGAAGAAGCGGATCAACCTGGAGTCGCTCCTGGAGATGGTCCTTCTGCAGGCGGACGTCCTGGAGTTGAAGGCGAACCCCGACAAGCCCGCCCGCGGCACCATCGTCGAGGCGAAGCTGGACAAGGGGCGCGGCCCGGTCGCGACCGTCCTGGTCCAGGAAGGGACTCTCAAAAGCGGCGACTACTTCGTGGCCGGGGTTCACTACGGACGCGTCCGCGCCATGCAGAACGACCGCGGCGACAAGGTCCTTGCGGCAGGCCCTGCCATGCCGGTCGAGGTCATCGGCTTCAACGGGGTTCCTGACGCGGGCGACATCTTCGTGGCCATGGGCGACGAGAAGCAGGCCAAGGAGATCGCTAACCACCGCCAGATGAAGCTGCGCGAGACGGAACTCGCCAAGCACAGCAAGCTCTCCCTGGAGCAGCTCTACGAGAAGATCCAGAAGGGCGAGGTGAAGGACCTGAACACCATCGTCAAGGGCGACGTGCAGGGTTCGGTCGAGGCGGTCGCCGAGTCGCTCAGAAAGCTCACCACCGACGCCATCCGTCTCAACGTGCTGCACGCCTCGGTCGGTGCCATCACCGAGACCGACGTCAACCTGGCCAGCGCCTCCAACGCCATCATCCTCGGCTTCAACGTCCGTCCCGAGGTCAAGGCTGCGGCGCTCGCCGAGAAGGAAGGGGTCGACGTCAGGCTCTACAACATCATCTACGACGCGGTGGACGACATCAAGAAGGCGATGGAAGGGCTCCTGGAGCCGACCTTCAAGGAGAAGTACCTGGGGCGCGCCGAGATCCGCGAGGTATTCTCGGTACCCAAGGCCGGCATGGTCGCCGGCTCCTACGTCACCGACGGCAAGATCGTCAGGAACGCCCAGGTTCGCCTCTTGCGCGACAACATGGTGGTCTACGAAGGGAAGCTGGGGAGCCTGCGCCGCTTCAAGGACGACGTGAAGGAAGTGGCCACCGGCTACGAGTGCGGCATGTCCCTCGAAAACTACAACGACCTAAAGATCGGCGACATCTTCGAGTGCTTCGAGATGGAGAAGGTAGCCGGCAAGCTGTAA
- a CDS encoding DUF448 domain-containing protein, whose amino-acid sequence MPKANPQRSCLACRETRDKGSLLRLVLAPDGAVVPDLQQKLPGRGAYTCMKGSCLKQAAQKRQFGRGFKTEVAAVDPEGLARQVVEKLEERIASYLSLANKAGKIVSGSDQAMEKLKKGGAGIMFLATDISADIGEKFRGVARLHGVPCVSLFTKERLGALLGKELRSVLVVTESGFVGSIELEMEKYRNFFEEERE is encoded by the coding sequence ATGCCCAAGGCCAACCCGCAAAGAAGCTGCCTCGCCTGCCGTGAGACCAGGGACAAGGGGAGCCTGCTTCGCCTGGTGCTGGCCCCGGACGGCGCGGTAGTCCCCGACCTGCAGCAGAAACTACCCGGACGCGGTGCCTACACCTGCATGAAGGGGAGCTGCCTCAAGCAGGCGGCGCAGAAAAGACAGTTCGGCCGCGGTTTCAAAACCGAGGTCGCCGCAGTGGACCCGGAAGGGCTTGCGCGGCAGGTAGTTGAAAAGCTCGAGGAGCGGATAGCCTCCTACCTCTCCCTGGCCAACAAGGCGGGGAAGATCGTCTCGGGCTCGGACCAGGCGATGGAAAAGCTCAAAAAGGGCGGGGCCGGGATCATGTTCCTGGCCACCGACATCTCCGCCGATATAGGCGAGAAATTCCGTGGCGTTGCCAGGCTCCATGGGGTCCCTTGCGTCTCCCTGTTCACCAAGGAGCGCCTCGGGGCACTCCTTGGCAAAGAGCTCAGGAGCGTCCTGGTGGTCACGGAGAGCGGCTTCGTCGGGTCGATTGAATTGGAAATGGAAAAGTACAGGAACTTCTTTGAGGAGGAGCGTGAGTAG
- the nusA gene encoding transcription termination factor NusA: METSFNLKHTIDQIVKEKGIDKNIVVEALEQAVLTAANKKFRNTRDLEAHYNPEIGEVELFEFVTVVEEVQDSYREIELDEAREEDPEVEIGDSIGMKMDASGFSRIAAQTAKQVIIQRVREAERETIFNEFMERQGEIVNGVVRRFEKGDLIVDLGRAEALLPHKEQAPREVYRQGDRVKALITEIRMTTKGPQIMLSRTHPTMLAKLFEAEVPEIAEGIVEIKSVVREPGGRAKIAVYSHDSDVDPVGACVGMRGSRVQNVVSELRGEKIDIIPWSEDIARFACNALAPAVVTKVYVDEEEYAMEVIVADDQLSLAIGKRGQNVRLAAKLTGWKIDIKSETRMAEAELQQFASYDGTEVEEEPAEEAVEVQPQVEAAEEEI, from the coding sequence GTGGAAACAAGCTTTAACCTCAAGCACACGATCGACCAGATCGTAAAAGAGAAGGGGATCGATAAGAACATTGTAGTGGAGGCGCTGGAGCAGGCTGTCCTCACCGCTGCCAACAAGAAGTTTCGCAATACCCGCGACCTTGAGGCGCACTACAACCCTGAGATAGGCGAGGTGGAGCTGTTCGAGTTCGTCACTGTCGTGGAGGAGGTTCAGGATTCCTATCGCGAGATCGAGCTGGACGAGGCGCGCGAGGAGGACCCCGAGGTAGAGATCGGCGACTCCATCGGCATGAAGATGGACGCATCCGGCTTCTCCAGGATCGCCGCCCAGACCGCGAAGCAGGTGATCATCCAGCGCGTGCGCGAGGCCGAGCGCGAGACCATATTCAACGAGTTCATGGAGCGCCAGGGCGAGATCGTGAACGGCGTGGTGCGCCGTTTCGAGAAGGGCGACCTCATCGTCGACCTCGGGCGCGCCGAGGCGCTTTTGCCGCACAAGGAGCAGGCCCCGCGCGAGGTCTACCGCCAGGGGGACCGCGTCAAGGCCCTGATCACCGAGATCCGTATGACCACCAAGGGGCCGCAGATCATGCTCTCCCGCACCCATCCCACCATGCTCGCCAAGCTCTTCGAGGCCGAGGTGCCGGAAATCGCCGAGGGGATCGTCGAGATCAAGAGCGTGGTGCGCGAGCCGGGCGGGCGCGCGAAGATCGCCGTCTACTCGCACGACTCCGACGTCGACCCGGTCGGCGCCTGCGTCGGCATGAGGGGGTCCCGCGTGCAGAACGTGGTCTCCGAGCTGCGCGGCGAGAAGATCGACATCATCCCCTGGAGCGAGGACATCGCCCGCTTCGCCTGCAACGCGCTGGCTCCCGCCGTGGTGACCAAGGTGTACGTGGACGAGGAGGAGTACGCCATGGAGGTGATCGTGGCGGACGACCAGCTCTCGCTTGCCATCGGCAAGCGCGGCCAGAACGTGCGACTTGCGGCGAAGCTCACCGGCTGGAAGATCGACATCAAGAGCGAGACCCGCATGGCGGAGGCCGAGCTGCAGCAGTTCGCCTCCTACGACGGCACCGAGGTGGAAGAGGAGCCGGCCGAAGAGGCGGTGGAAGTCCAGCCGCAGGTCGAGGCCGCAGAAGAGGAGATCTAG
- the rimP gene encoding ribosome maturation factor RimP — protein MAKVDVAERVTEIVAEVGAPLGIELVDLEYKREGRDMVVRVFLEKREGGINLDDCAEVSRQLSDILDVEDFMPERYTLEVSSPGICRPLKKVADYERFLGHLVKVKTFEMLADDAGNKRKTFTGKLAGIADGVISIDLTEGQHASVPLDKVAKANLEFEF, from the coding sequence ATGGCGAAGGTCGACGTAGCAGAAAGAGTAACTGAGATTGTTGCAGAAGTGGGAGCCCCGCTCGGCATCGAGCTGGTCGACCTGGAGTACAAGCGCGAGGGGCGCGACATGGTGGTGCGGGTCTTCCTGGAGAAGCGGGAAGGGGGTATCAACCTGGACGACTGCGCCGAGGTGAGCCGGCAGCTCTCCGACATCCTCGACGTTGAAGACTTCATGCCGGAGCGCTACACGCTGGAGGTTTCCTCCCCCGGCATCTGCCGTCCTCTCAAGAAGGTGGCGGACTACGAGCGCTTCCTGGGGCACCTGGTGAAGGTGAAGACCTTCGAGATGCTAGCCGACGACGCCGGCAACAAGCGCAAGACCTTTACCGGGAAACTCGCCGGCATAGCGGACGGGGTGATCAGCATAGACCTTACCGAGGGGCAGCATGCCAGCGTCCCGCTGGACAAGGTGGCCAAGGCGAACCTGGAATTCGAATTCTAA
- the thrC gene encoding threonine synthase — MKYISTRGKIAPVGFKDAVMMGLATDGGLILPEAIPQIDRGTLASWSKLPYRELAFNIISLFATDIPAADLKALIDRSYGNFEHQETTPLVKKDGVYILELFHGPTLAFKDVALQLLGNLFEYLLKERGEKMNILGATSGDTGSAAIAGVRGKENINIFILHPHLKTSPIQALQMTSVLDENVHNIAVEGTFDDCQNIVKTLFNDLQFKKEYALGAVNSINWARVLAQVVYYFYAWGRLPEQKEVIFSVPTGNFGDIFAGYLAKRMGLPVEKLLLATNENNILARFVQKGDYSLGKVVQTVSPSMDIQLASNLERYLYYLWDENPEKVSSAFTELQSTGRIVFTQEQLQRVQAEFMSCTVDEAKTLQTIASFNRETGYLLDPHTAVGVRGALECAPGHPRVVCLATAHPAKFGDAVERAIGAPPPLPPALAALVGKETRCELMAPDHEKVKAFVKAKA; from the coding sequence ATGAAATACATAAGCACCAGGGGAAAGATAGCGCCGGTCGGCTTCAAGGACGCGGTGATGATGGGACTTGCCACCGACGGCGGGCTGATCCTCCCGGAGGCCATCCCGCAGATCGACCGCGGCACCTTGGCCTCCTGGTCCAAGCTCCCCTACCGCGAGCTCGCCTTCAACATCATCTCCCTTTTCGCCACCGATATCCCGGCAGCGGACCTGAAGGCTCTCATCGACCGCTCCTACGGCAACTTCGAGCACCAAGAGACCACGCCGCTGGTGAAAAAGGACGGCGTCTACATCCTTGAGCTCTTCCACGGCCCCACCCTCGCCTTCAAGGACGTGGCGCTGCAGCTTCTGGGGAACCTCTTCGAGTACCTTCTGAAGGAGCGCGGCGAGAAGATGAACATCCTGGGCGCCACCTCCGGCGACACCGGGAGCGCGGCCATCGCCGGGGTACGGGGCAAGGAGAACATCAACATCTTCATCCTGCATCCGCACCTTAAGACCTCGCCCATCCAGGCGCTGCAGATGACCAGCGTGCTCGACGAGAACGTGCATAACATCGCGGTGGAGGGGACCTTCGACGACTGCCAGAACATCGTGAAGACACTCTTCAACGACCTTCAGTTCAAGAAGGAGTACGCGCTCGGCGCGGTGAACTCCATCAACTGGGCGCGCGTCCTGGCCCAGGTGGTCTACTACTTCTACGCCTGGGGAAGGCTCCCCGAGCAGAAGGAAGTGATCTTCTCCGTCCCCACCGGGAACTTCGGCGACATCTTCGCCGGCTACCTGGCGAAACGGATGGGGCTCCCGGTGGAGAAGCTGCTTCTGGCGACCAACGAGAACAACATCCTCGCCCGCTTCGTGCAAAAAGGCGATTATTCGCTCGGCAAGGTGGTGCAGACCGTCTCCCCCTCGATGGACATCCAGCTCGCCTCTAACCTCGAGCGCTACCTCTACTACCTGTGGGACGAGAACCCGGAGAAGGTGAGCAGCGCCTTCACCGAGCTGCAGTCGACCGGCAGGATCGTGTTCACCCAGGAGCAGCTGCAGAGGGTGCAGGCCGAGTTCATGAGCTGTACGGTGGACGAGGCGAAGACGCTTCAGACAATCGCCTCATTCAACCGCGAAACCGGCTACCTCCTCGACCCCCACACGGCGGTCGGCGTGCGCGGCGCCCTGGAATGCGCGCCGGGGCACCCTAGGGTGGTCTGCCTCGCCACCGCCCACCCGGCGAAGTTCGGTGATGCGGTGGAGCGCGCCATAGGCGCCCCGCCCCCCCTCCCCCCCGCGCTGGCGGCCCTGGTAGGGAAAGAGACCCGCTGCGAGCTGATGGCGCCCGACCACGAAAAGGTCAAGGCGTTCGTTAAGGCCAAGGCGTAA
- a CDS encoding HAD-IA family hydrolase, with product MPLPLKIDWTLIDTVLLDMDGTLLDRHFDDHFWLEHVPIRYTEKHGGTIEAAKEKLYRMFRSQENTLNWTDLDYWSEQLGLDIPVLKEELDHLIAVHPFVTEFLLFLRQHGKKTYLVTNAHGKTLNLKLRRTTIGSYFDGIVSAHDLGLPKEDPAFWGKLQQAIPYRPQRTMLGEDSETNLETARLFGIGYLIHVGRFSSTSTPSISERFQTIHYFSELIPRDSGMTVSI from the coding sequence ATGCCCCTCCCCCTGAAAATCGACTGGACCCTCATCGACACCGTGCTTTTAGACATGGACGGCACGCTCCTGGACCGGCACTTCGACGACCACTTCTGGCTCGAGCACGTCCCCATACGCTATACAGAGAAGCACGGCGGGACCATCGAAGCGGCCAAAGAGAAGCTCTACCGCATGTTCCGCTCGCAGGAAAACACCCTCAACTGGACCGACCTCGACTACTGGTCCGAGCAGCTCGGGCTCGACATTCCCGTGCTCAAGGAAGAGCTGGACCACCTGATCGCGGTGCACCCGTTCGTCACCGAGTTCCTGCTCTTTCTGCGCCAGCACGGCAAGAAGACGTACCTCGTCACCAACGCCCACGGCAAGACGCTCAACTTGAAGCTGCGCAGAACCACGATTGGGAGCTACTTCGACGGGATAGTCTCGGCCCACGACCTGGGACTACCCAAGGAGGATCCTGCGTTCTGGGGGAAGCTGCAGCAGGCGATACCGTACCGGCCGCAGCGGACTATGCTCGGAGAGGACAGCGAGACGAACCTGGAGACGGCGCGGCTTTTCGGCATCGGCTACCTGATCCACGTCGGGCGCTTCAGCTCGACCTCGACCCCTTCGATTTCCGAACGTTTCCAAACCATCCACTACTTCAGCGAACTGATCCCGCGCGACAGCGGCATGACCGTCAGTATCTGA
- a CDS encoding helix-turn-helix domain-containing protein, protein MEKLLVVEAEKPLCMQLESQLCLEYEVVAGTERAVAMDLFLQHAPKVVLLGLGFAMDAAENPDEVRLLEWMLKVRQSAKVVLLVLPEQREEAHLALQLGAYDFHWKPVRMAELQVTIRRAFHLNEIEEQHQALKKTLERTTAGIEGLAGQCMALRQLFVPRKSAPLPETDLCYRARLVGVASEGGGSSWESEGADGAPRLVGQVTLREARDKVEKLMVEEAVGNSGGNMTRASELLGVSRPALYDLMKKYGLGRKGQTPVRY, encoded by the coding sequence ATGGAAAAGCTTCTGGTGGTCGAGGCAGAAAAGCCCCTTTGCATGCAGCTGGAATCCCAACTTTGCCTGGAGTACGAAGTGGTTGCTGGGACGGAGCGGGCAGTGGCCATGGACCTGTTCCTGCAGCATGCCCCGAAGGTGGTGCTGCTAGGACTGGGGTTCGCCATGGATGCTGCGGAGAACCCGGACGAGGTGCGCCTTTTGGAATGGATGCTGAAGGTGCGGCAATCTGCCAAGGTGGTGCTCCTCGTGCTCCCCGAGCAGCGGGAGGAGGCGCACCTCGCGCTGCAACTGGGCGCCTACGACTTCCACTGGAAGCCGGTCCGGATGGCGGAGCTGCAGGTCACCATCCGCCGGGCTTTTCACCTGAATGAGATAGAGGAGCAGCATCAGGCGCTGAAGAAGACCCTGGAGCGGACCACGGCGGGGATAGAGGGTCTCGCGGGGCAGTGCATGGCGCTGCGTCAGCTCTTCGTTCCCAGGAAGAGCGCTCCGTTGCCGGAGACGGACCTTTGCTACCGGGCTCGCCTGGTGGGGGTCGCGTCCGAAGGGGGCGGGTCAAGCTGGGAGAGCGAGGGTGCGGACGGCGCTCCCCGACTGGTAGGGCAGGTGACCCTGCGTGAGGCGCGCGACAAGGTGGAGAAGTTGATGGTCGAGGAGGCGGTCGGCAACAGCGGCGGGAACATGACCCGGGCCTCCGAGCTTCTCGGGGTGAGCCGCCCCGCCCTGTACGACCTGATGAAGAAGTACGGCCTGGGCAGGAAGGGGCAGACGCCGGTCAGATACTGA
- a CDS encoding M3 family oligoendopeptidase codes for MQSELNWDTTPLYPSPSAPELARAFEDGTGQVAAFRERYRGKVALLDAQGLLEALKQYESLQEVLAKPQLYAHLLFAADSEKDEHKRLSQKSQEFGNAMGRELIFFDLELIQMDEEPFAKLADDLLLDNYRHYLQVLRKFKKHTLTEREESLLAQKSLTGVQAFCNLFDEVSASLRYQLEIDGETREMTGEELLALLHHPDAELRERAFGTFLKRHEENGIMFSAVFNNVALDHSQELELRNYGHPMEPTNLGNEIPSEVVESLMRVSEENYQLAQEYFRLKAKLLGLPRLKNTDVYAPISESDRKYSFEEARAMTVAAYRGFSDEFAEIADSFFTGKRVDVLPRPGKSGGAFCMGMTPALPPYLLLNFTGNLRDVSTMAHEVGHGIHYLLAQRQSMLNYHPPLPLAETASVFGEMLLTRQLLERETDVEVKKSLLCAKIEDIIATTFRQNVLTRFEERMHLERAHGLLTASELCDLWWNENAKLYGDAVEMIEPYRYGWSYISHFIHARFYCYSYTCAELVVLSLFQRYLKERESFVPIYRDILADGGSKSPGDTLAPGGIVFSDPSFWQGGYDLLGDLIKELKALL; via the coding sequence ATGCAAAGCGAACTCAATTGGGATACCACACCGCTCTACCCCTCCCCCTCCGCCCCGGAACTTGCCCGCGCCTTCGAAGACGGGACCGGCCAAGTCGCCGCCTTCCGCGAGCGCTACCGGGGAAAGGTGGCGCTCCTCGACGCTCAGGGGCTCCTGGAAGCGCTGAAACAGTACGAGTCACTGCAGGAGGTTCTGGCGAAGCCCCAGTTGTACGCCCACCTCCTCTTCGCGGCCGACAGCGAAAAAGACGAGCACAAGCGGCTGTCGCAGAAATCCCAGGAGTTCGGCAACGCCATGGGGAGGGAGCTCATCTTCTTCGACCTGGAACTGATCCAGATGGATGAGGAGCCCTTCGCAAAGCTTGCTGACGACCTTCTCCTGGACAACTACCGCCATTACCTGCAGGTTTTGCGCAAGTTCAAGAAGCACACGCTGACCGAGCGGGAGGAGAGCCTTCTCGCGCAGAAGAGCCTGACCGGGGTGCAGGCGTTTTGCAACCTCTTCGACGAGGTCTCCGCCTCGCTGCGCTACCAGCTGGAGATCGACGGGGAGACGCGCGAGATGACCGGCGAGGAGCTCCTGGCGCTCTTGCACCACCCGGACGCGGAGCTGAGGGAAAGGGCCTTCGGCACCTTCCTCAAACGCCACGAAGAAAACGGCATCATGTTCTCGGCCGTCTTCAACAACGTCGCCTTGGACCACTCCCAGGAACTGGAGCTGAGAAACTACGGCCACCCCATGGAGCCCACGAACCTCGGCAACGAGATCCCCAGCGAGGTGGTCGAAAGCCTGATGCGGGTCTCCGAGGAGAATTACCAGCTGGCGCAGGAGTATTTCCGTCTCAAGGCGAAGCTTCTGGGGCTCCCGCGACTTAAGAACACCGACGTCTACGCCCCCATCTCCGAGAGCGACCGCAAGTACAGCTTCGAGGAGGCGCGCGCCATGACGGTCGCAGCCTACCGCGGCTTCTCCGACGAGTTCGCGGAAATTGCCGACTCCTTCTTCACCGGCAAGAGGGTCGACGTCCTCCCCCGCCCCGGCAAGAGCGGAGGCGCCTTCTGCATGGGGATGACCCCTGCGCTCCCCCCGTACCTCCTTTTGAATTTCACCGGGAACCTGCGCGACGTATCCACCATGGCGCACGAGGTCGGGCACGGCATCCACTACCTTTTGGCGCAGCGCCAGAGCATGCTCAACTACCACCCTCCGCTGCCGCTCGCCGAGACCGCGTCTGTCTTCGGCGAGATGCTTTTGACCCGGCAGCTCCTGGAACGGGAAACGGACGTGGAGGTGAAGAAGTCGCTTCTCTGCGCGAAGATAGAGGACATCATCGCCACCACCTTCCGCCAGAACGTCCTCACCAGGTTCGAGGAGCGGATGCACCTGGAGCGGGCCCACGGGCTTCTGACCGCGAGCGAGCTCTGCGACCTCTGGTGGAACGAGAACGCGAAGTTGTACGGGGACGCAGTCGAGATGATAGAGCCCTACCGCTACGGCTGGAGCTACATCTCCCACTTCATCCACGCGCGTTTTTACTGCTACTCCTACACCTGCGCCGAACTGGTCGTGCTCTCCTTGTTCCAACGCTACCTGAAGGAGCGCGAGAGCTTCGTGCCGATCTACCGCGACATCCTGGCCGACGGCGGTTCCAAGTCCCCCGGCGACACGCTCGCCCCCGGAGGCATCGTCTTCAGCGACCCGAGCTTCTGGCAGGGGGGGTACGATCTCCTGGGCGACCTGATCAAGGAGTTGAAGGCGCTGCTGTAA